A DNA window from Phragmites australis chromosome 11, lpPhrAust1.1, whole genome shotgun sequence contains the following coding sequences:
- the LOC133885371 gene encoding two-component response regulator-like APRR1 codes for MFQPSSSSAPNYSGLSMHHEVSFSSALPTAPTEIPRGGFFHDNGGLFVPNVAASAPPPYPSSLPSYYIHRNTSSHFLPLHHQLPDPLSSNATFSCSSPSACQLPLHRVPSSPSSSSGDLLEFSTGAMRRVFSTGDLQVMNVSPSPPPPLSGDTHSQDAGGAFTQKVGRYSAEERKEKIERYRIKRQQRNFHKKITYACRKTLADSRPRVQGRFARNIETEAEAVAGHEQEASDNIYEQCSYSNLIYNSSNCYDNQCRESGKSTTFDDGKWWWEIPVATAANEHHGHHHYQQLLGFDVDDDEDELWASLADMCSGT; via the exons ATGTTTCAGCCTTCGTCCTCGTCGGCACCCAACTACAGTGGCCTCTCCATGCACCATGAAGTGAGCTTCTCTTCTGCTTTGCCCACAGCTCCAACCGAAATTCCTCGCGGCGGTTTCTTCCATGACAACGGTGGCCTGTTCGTTCCAAACGTCGCCGCGTCGGCGCCACCTCCCTACCCCTCTTCCCTCCCTTCCTACTATATCCATAGGAACACCAGCTCACACTTCCTTCCTCTTCACCACCAATTGCCTGATCCCCTCAGCAGTAATGCCACCTTCTCTTGCTCGTCTCCTTCGGCATGCCAGCTGCCTCTTCACCGTGTCCCTTCCTCCCCTTCCTCATCCTCTGGCGACTTGTTGGAATTCAGCACTGGAGCCATGCGGCGTGTCTTCAGTACTGGTGACCTCCAG GTTATGAATGTATCaccgtctccgccgccgccactttCAGGTGACACGCACAGCCAGGACGCAGGGGGGGCTTTCACTCAGAAGGTCGGGCGTTACAGCGCTGAAGAACGGAAGGAGAAGATCGAGCGGTATCGTATCAAGCGTCAACAGAGGAACTTTCACAAAAAGATCACT TATGCCTGCAGGAAGACGCTGGCAGATAGCAGGCCAAGGGTCCAGGGCCGTTTCGCGAGGAACATCGAGACAGAGGCCGAGGCTGTTGCAGGCCACGAGCAGGAGGCCTCCGACAACATCTATGAACAGTGCAGCTACAGCAACCTCATCTACAACAGCAGCAACTGCTACGACAACCAGTGCAGGGAAAGTGGCAAGAGCACAACGTTTGACGACGGCAAGTGGTGGTGGGAAATTCCGGTGGCAACAGCAGCCAATGAGCATCATGGGCACCACCACTACCAGCAGCTCCTTGGTTTCGACGTCGACGATGACGAAGACGAGCTGTGGGCCAGCCTAGCTGACATGTGCTCTGGGACCTGA
- the LOC133885682 gene encoding protein NETWORKED 2A-like translates to MLQRAASNAYSWWWASHIRTTQSKWLDTTLGEMEDRVKAMLRLIEADGDSFGKKAELYFKSRPELINHVEEMFRSYQAIADRYDRISSELHRANHTIATVFPDQVQFSMQEGEGGGFPKAITGIDLSNFKFPAMEGLSMDSRGASRGTSPVPKRGAQGHRRVTSNMSKEKAQEDIDKLQKQILVLQTEKEFLKTSYDSALGKYLDIERQVAELQDEVCSLQDAFSTGAAIEDNEARALMAARAIVSCEDTLLNLQDQQKRSSEEAKVEFRRANEAMEKLKNFKDECGLPHAQMDGRDHQDTELSHALPFKDADDSALNEGRLDLQEICQKVKELIESHPELSVAELADNVDRLVEKVINLELATTSQNAQINRMRTEIDDLHKRLHVLEEDKAISAVDSSNLVDRLKKVEEVLQEVQQIRKSVQNGTENICKQMTEASHELTEFIETLNAPEPQISDAVDSLQDSKDNASLEDDSELTSLSVKKESSGSLHGTTCETEKHDEGPAAREQLVPNESEGEKILLGEYASVLQSYKDKEQLSEIEKRHQENHLEAMSELKVLKSSSATKDEEIHSLRRMLSSLQKKMSASITESTEKSEETSRISTSPATEDKEIAEIEEYIKQCQIEDPLACSVAEEKLRAEIDRVLGENLDFWLRFSTSYHQIQNFQTSFDKLKTEMDKLTDEQAQGGAYGFTASYQVAKLESAVLEKKFRDLNTDLQVWMEKNVLLKGEVENRFSSLCSIQEEISKITTLDKSDEVHFTPFQAAKFQGEVLNMKQENNKVSKELEAGLDHVRGLQVEVGRVLLKLRENLELSIARSNRAQQNFRNLSTKAGVPLRTFLFGPKPKRPSLFSCMGPGLHKQHGGSKTGRR, encoded by the exons ATGCTGCAGCGCGCGGCGAGCAACGCCTACTCCTGGTGGTGGGCGTCGCACATCCGCACCACCCAGTCCAAGTGGCTCGACACCACCCTCGGCG AGATGGAGGACAGGGTAAAGGCCATGCTCAGGCTCATTGAGGCCGACGGTGACTCGTTCGGCAAGAAGGCGGAGCTCTACTTTAAGAGCCGGCCCGAGCTCATCAACCACGTCGAGGAGATGTTCAGATCCTACCAGGCGATCGCCGACAGGTACGACCGGATATCCAGTGAGCTGCACAGGGCCAACCACACCATTGCCACCGTGTTCCCGGACCAGGTCCAGTTCTCCATGCAAGAGGGGGAAGGAGGGGGGTTCCCGAAGGCGATTACCGGGATTGATCTCAGCAATTTCAAGTTCCCAGCGATGGAAGGCTTGTCCATGGACTCGCGGGGCGCTAGCAGGGGCACCAGCCCAGTCCCAAAGAGGGGGGCCCAGGGGCACCGGAGGGTCACCTCCAACATGAGCAAGGAGAAGGCGCAGGAGGATATCGACAAGCTGCAGAAACAGATCCTGGTGCTTCAGACCGAGAAGGAGTTCTTGAAGACCTCTTACGACAGTGCGTTAGGCAAGTATCTGGACATTGAGAGACAGGTGGCTGAGTTGCAGGATGAAGTCTGCAGCTTGCAAGATGCTTTTAGCACTGGCGCGGCCATTGAAGACAATGAAGCCCGGGCATTGATGGCTGCACGAGCCATTGTGTCGTGTGAGGATACATTGCTGAACTTGCAGGACCAGCAAAAGAGATCATCTGAAGAGGCGAAGGTGGAGTTTCGACGAGCCAATGAGGCAATGGAGAAGCTAAAAAACTTCAAGGATGAATGTGGCTTGCCTCATGCGCAAATGGATGGGCGCGATCACCAGGACACAGAACTGAGCCATGCACTGCCGTTTAAGGATGCTGATGATTCTGCTCTGAACGAGGGTAGGCTTGACCTGCAGGAAATATGTCAAAAGGTCAAAGAACTAATTGAGTCACACCCGGAGCTATCAGTCGCAGAATTAGCGGATAATGTTGATCGACTTGTGGAGAAGGTAATCAACCTTGAGCTTGCTACTACTTCACAGAATGCTCAGATTAATAGAATGAGGACTGAGATAGATGACCTTCACAAGCGCCTGCATGTTTTGGAGGAAGACAAGGCGATTTCGGCTGTTGATTCGAGTAACTTGGTGGACAGATTGAAGAAAGTTGAAGAGGTGCTGCAAGAAGTCCAACAAATTAGGAAGTCCGTACAAAATGGGACAGAGAACATTTGTAAACAAATGACTGAAGCCTCCCATGAACTTACTGAATTCATCGAAACATTAAATGCTCCTGAGCCACAAATCAGTGATGCCGTGGATTCATTGCAAGACTCCAAAGACAACGCTTCTCTGGAAGACGATTCAGAACTAACAAGTCTGTCTGTCAAAAAGGAGTCATCCGGTTCTTTACATGGCACTACATGTGAAACTGAGAAACATGATGAAGGTCCTGCAGCGCGGGAACAGCTAGTTCCAAATGAATCAGAAGGTGAGAAGATTCTATTAGGAGAGTATGCATCTGTACTTCAGAGTTACAAAGATAAAGAGCAGCTTTCGGAAATTGAGAAGAGACATCAAGAGAACCATCTTGAGGCCATGTCAGAACTGAAGGTACTGAAGAGTTCCAGTGCAACGAAAGATGAGGAGATTCACTCTCTTAGACGCATGCTAAGTTCTTTGCAGAAAAAGATGAGTGCTTCTATTACTGAGAGTACTGAGAAGTCTGAAGAAACGTCCAGAATAAGCACAAGTCCTGCTACAGAAGACAAAGAGATTGCTGAGATAGAGGAATACATTAAGCAATGCCAAATTGAGGACCCACTTGCTTGTTCAGTTGCAGAGGAGAAATTGAGAGCAGAGATTGACAGGGTGTTGGGGGAGAACTTGGACTTCTGGTTGAGGTTTAGTACATCATATCATCAAATACAGAATTTCCAAACATCATTTGACAAGCTAAAAACTGAGATGGATAAATTGACTGATGAACAGGCTCAGGGGGGTGCTTACGGTTTTACTGCTAGTTATCAGGTAGCAAAGCTGGAGTCAGCAGTCCTAGAAAAGAAATTTCGGGATTTAAATACAGATCTTCAAGTTTGGATGGAAAAGAATGTGCTATTGAAAGGAGAGGTCGAGAACAGATTCTCATCACTGTGTAGCATACAAGAGGAGATATCAAAGATTACAACTCTGGATAAAAGTGATGAAGTTCACTTCACTCCTTTCCAAGCTGCGAAGTTCCAGGGAGAGGTACTTAATATGAAACAAGAGAATAACAAAGTTTCTAAGGAGCTAGAAGCTGGGCTGGACCACGTAAGAGGCCTTCAAGTGGAGGTCGGGAGGGTGCTCTTGAAGCTCAGAGAGAATCTTGAGCTATCTATAGCAAGAAGCAACCGAGCCCAACAAAATTTCAGGAACCTGTCAACAAAAGCCGGGGTGCCCCTTAGAACCTTCCTATTTGGCCCGAAGCCAAAGAGACCTTCACTCTTTTCTTGTATGGGTCCTGGGTTGCATAAGCAACATGGTGGCTCGAAGACTGGGCGTAGATGA